A portion of the Edaphobacter bradus genome contains these proteins:
- a CDS encoding efflux RND transporter permease subunit, which yields MLITERVTQTTKTFWLVRFRGAIFFFLVVLSLAGIYASRQVPISVFPETNFPRVVIGVDNGVMPVEQMQVLITKPIEDAVNAVPGLLTVRSTTSRGSAEVSLFFDWNADMFHTLQLVDAALSKIRQELPATAAVTTNRLTFATFPILGYSLTSDTLSQTQLWELATYDLKPLLNRVGGVSTVTVQGGKVPEFHLVPNLARMQSAGVTILDLVNAVQASNIIDSPGLYEANHQLILGLVGAQVHDADQLARLVVKTTPNGAPVRVSDVATVQPGVMPVYTTVTAEGKPGVLLNITRQPSSNTVAVADAVFAEVQHLKKTLPNGVRFEPYYDQSELVRESIRSVRDAIFIGLLLACIIMFLFLSDWSSALVAGLVIPVTIAITILFLWIIGESFNLMTLGGLAAAIGLVIDDAIVVVENIVLHRDSGESRAEAARLALREITVPLIGSTITPVVVFLPLITVTGVTGSFFRALAVTMTTALLTSLLLALTWTPGLSLSLLKEKHASLSHDESTAEHEHGRIMTLVLRWHSAGLAWALRRPWMLLGMCGALVFASFFAYQGLGSDLLPEMDEGGFILDYIMPAGSSLTETNRVLTRVDQILHEIPEVESTSRRTGLQMGLATVTEANTGDITVRLKNKRSRGIDEVIADARAEIKKTEPELDIEFTQVLQDMIGDLSNAPEPIQLKVFSNNPASLAELGPRIANAISKIGGVVDVQNGIDNTISGPATTFQIDPSVASRMGFTPTEIAEDATSILDGVTTTDPLIANGRPYTVRVRLGDETRQSLDSIQNTVFNSATGKTATLGALAQIQQLPPQNEIRRENLQQIVVVTARLEGSDLGTAIAKVQRVVSGMHLPPTVRIEYGGTYQEQQKSFRELLRVLLLSLTLVFGVLLVEFRNFFAPAAILTSSVMSIAGVVMALLITGTTFNVASFMGVIMVIGIVAKNGILLLDADERYRREGMSAYDAMVHAAQRRLRPILMTATAAISGMLPLAFAIGAGSQMLQPLAIAVIGGLVISMVLSLIVTPVVYYILTKQRSCHTVLA from the coding sequence ATGCTGATCACCGAACGCGTTACTCAAACAACGAAGACATTCTGGCTCGTCCGTTTCCGCGGAGCGATCTTCTTCTTTCTGGTGGTCCTCTCATTGGCGGGCATCTACGCGTCGCGTCAGGTCCCCATCTCCGTCTTTCCGGAGACGAACTTTCCGCGCGTCGTCATCGGCGTTGACAACGGAGTCATGCCCGTTGAACAGATGCAGGTCCTGATTACCAAGCCAATTGAAGACGCAGTCAATGCCGTGCCTGGTCTGCTGACGGTTCGCTCAACAACAAGCCGTGGCTCCGCCGAGGTAAGCCTCTTCTTCGACTGGAACGCCGACATGTTCCACACGTTACAGTTGGTAGACGCCGCATTGAGCAAGATCAGGCAGGAGCTGCCAGCCACGGCGGCTGTCACGACCAACCGCCTCACCTTCGCCACCTTCCCTATTCTTGGCTACAGCCTTACCTCGGACACACTCTCACAGACGCAGCTTTGGGAGCTGGCAACCTACGACCTCAAGCCACTACTGAACCGCGTGGGAGGTGTTAGCACGGTAACCGTCCAGGGCGGCAAGGTTCCGGAGTTTCATCTCGTACCGAATCTTGCGCGGATGCAGAGCGCCGGCGTGACGATCCTCGACTTGGTCAACGCGGTTCAGGCTTCCAATATCATCGACTCGCCTGGGCTCTATGAGGCCAATCATCAACTGATCCTCGGGCTGGTCGGAGCGCAGGTGCACGATGCAGACCAACTCGCCCGCCTCGTCGTCAAGACGACCCCAAATGGTGCTCCTGTTCGAGTCTCCGACGTTGCAACTGTGCAACCTGGTGTGATGCCTGTGTATACCACCGTCACGGCCGAAGGAAAGCCGGGCGTGTTGCTGAACATCACTCGCCAGCCATCGAGCAATACCGTTGCGGTAGCCGATGCCGTCTTCGCCGAAGTGCAACATCTCAAGAAGACTCTGCCCAACGGTGTGCGCTTCGAGCCGTATTACGACCAGTCTGAGCTTGTACGTGAAAGCATCCGCAGCGTTCGTGACGCGATCTTCATCGGCCTGCTGCTCGCCTGCATCATCATGTTCTTGTTTTTGAGTGATTGGAGCTCCGCACTCGTCGCCGGCCTGGTCATTCCCGTTACTATTGCGATTACGATTCTGTTCCTCTGGATCATCGGCGAAAGCTTCAACCTCATGACGCTTGGCGGCCTCGCAGCAGCGATCGGCCTGGTCATCGACGACGCGATCGTCGTGGTCGAAAACATCGTGCTGCACCGCGACTCTGGCGAGAGCCGCGCCGAGGCAGCGCGATTGGCCCTGCGTGAGATTACCGTTCCGTTGATCGGATCGACCATCACACCGGTCGTTGTCTTCCTGCCACTGATCACAGTAACTGGCGTCACAGGCAGCTTCTTTCGCGCCCTCGCCGTCACCATGACCACTGCCCTGCTCACGTCATTGCTGCTCGCGTTGACCTGGACTCCCGGTTTGAGCCTCTCTCTGCTGAAAGAGAAGCATGCCTCCCTCTCCCACGACGAATCCACGGCGGAACATGAACATGGCCGCATCATGACTCTCGTATTACGCTGGCATAGCGCTGGTCTCGCCTGGGCCTTGCGAAGACCGTGGATGCTTTTGGGCATGTGCGGTGCTCTTGTTTTTGCATCCTTCTTCGCCTATCAGGGCCTTGGATCCGACCTCCTCCCCGAGATGGATGAGGGCGGCTTCATTCTCGACTACATCATGCCCGCCGGCAGCTCTTTGACAGAGACCAACCGCGTACTCACTCGTGTCGACCAGATTCTGCACGAAATTCCTGAAGTGGAGAGCACCTCGCGCAGGACGGGCCTGCAGATGGGCCTCGCGACTGTCACCGAAGCGAACACCGGTGACATCACTGTCCGGCTCAAGAACAAGCGCAGTCGCGGTATCGATGAAGTCATCGCCGATGCACGAGCGGAGATCAAGAAAACTGAGCCCGAGCTCGACATCGAGTTCACCCAGGTACTACAGGACATGATCGGCGATCTATCAAACGCGCCAGAGCCGATTCAGCTTAAAGTCTTTTCAAATAACCCCGCCTCGCTGGCGGAGCTTGGCCCTCGTATTGCAAACGCCATCAGCAAAATCGGCGGTGTCGTCGATGTACAGAACGGCATCGACAACACGATTAGCGGCCCAGCGACAACCTTTCAAATAGATCCCTCAGTCGCATCAAGAATGGGTTTTACACCAACAGAGATCGCGGAAGACGCGACCTCTATTCTTGATGGAGTCACGACAACCGATCCTCTGATTGCAAACGGACGACCCTATACCGTACGTGTGCGGCTCGGAGACGAGACACGTCAGTCGCTCGATTCAATTCAGAACACAGTCTTTAATAGCGCAACAGGCAAAACGGCTACTCTGGGAGCGCTGGCGCAGATTCAACAACTGCCGCCGCAGAACGAGATTCGCAGAGAGAACCTCCAACAGATTGTCGTCGTAACCGCTCGACTCGAGGGCTCAGATCTCGGCACCGCCATCGCGAAGGTTCAACGCGTTGTCAGTGGGATGCATCTGCCTCCGACCGTCAGAATCGAGTATGGTGGAACCTATCAGGAGCAGCAGAAGTCCTTCCGGGAACTTCTCCGGGTTCTGCTGCTTTCGCTGACTCTTGTCTTCGGCGTCCTGCTCGTGGAGTTCCGCAACTTCTTCGCACCTGCCGCAATCCTTACATCATCCGTCATGTCGATTGCCGGTGTCGTTATGGCCCTCCTTATTACAGGTACGACATTCAACGTAGCGTCATTCATGGGCGTCATTATGGTCATTGGTATCGTGGCGAAGAACGGAATCCTGCTGCTCGATGCGGATGAACGATACCGCCGTGAAGGCATGTCCGCTTACGACGCGATGGTGCACGCAGCGCAGCGCCGCCTCCGTCCCATCCTGATGACTGCTACCGCAGCCATCAGCGGCATGCTCCCGCTGGCGTTCGCGATTGGCGCAGGCTCACAGATGCTGCAACCACTCGCCATTGCGGTAATTGGAGGCCTTGTCATCTCCATGGTGCTAAGCCTGATCGTGACGCCCGTCGTGTACTACATTCTCACCAAGCAGCGAAGCTGCCATACGGTACTGGCATAA
- a CDS encoding efflux RND transporter periplasmic adaptor subunit: protein MTVQAQKPESGAIAEHIVTDATLSPFAQAAISPKITAPIRKFYVQRGSHVKEGQLLAELESSDLTATALDNQGQYEAAQASFNTQTKAQVPEDFAKAQLDVAQAKAQVQLSESIATARKKLYTEGAIPGRDYDTAAAALVQAKAAYDVAVNHLNSLQNVSREAALNQAQGQLTSAKGKFLNAEAQVSYSRIHSPINGVVTDRPLFPGETVASGSTLLTVMDTSNLLAKVHLAQGIAQQLKVGDDAEINIPGVNEPVASKVFLISPALDPGSTTVEVWLKVDNKAGLYKAGTPVHASITGRTVPKTLKLPMTSILTAQDGGKYVMIVGGDGAAHRKPVSLGINDGDDVQVVTGVSNDDTVIVSGAYGLDEGTKVKVGAAEEDAK from the coding sequence GTGACCGTACAGGCCCAGAAGCCCGAGTCCGGCGCTATCGCTGAGCACATCGTGACCGACGCTACTCTGTCGCCGTTCGCTCAGGCTGCCATCTCCCCCAAGATCACAGCGCCTATTCGGAAGTTCTATGTTCAGCGCGGGTCGCACGTAAAAGAGGGACAGCTGCTGGCTGAACTCGAGAGCAGCGATCTCACAGCCACCGCGCTGGATAATCAAGGCCAATACGAAGCGGCGCAAGCGTCGTTTAATACTCAGACCAAGGCCCAGGTTCCCGAAGACTTCGCCAAGGCACAGCTTGATGTCGCGCAGGCAAAGGCACAGGTTCAGTTGAGTGAATCCATCGCAACCGCAAGGAAAAAACTTTACACTGAGGGCGCAATTCCCGGTCGGGACTACGACACCGCCGCCGCCGCACTCGTACAGGCAAAAGCAGCCTATGATGTGGCAGTCAACCACCTCAATTCTCTGCAGAACGTAAGCCGCGAGGCTGCGCTGAATCAGGCACAAGGACAACTCACCTCCGCCAAAGGAAAGTTTCTTAACGCGGAGGCGCAAGTCTCTTACTCAAGGATCCACAGTCCGATCAACGGCGTGGTGACAGATCGCCCCCTCTTCCCCGGAGAGACAGTAGCTTCAGGCAGTACCCTTCTGACTGTGATGGATACCTCTAACCTCCTCGCGAAGGTTCATCTCGCCCAGGGAATCGCGCAACAACTCAAAGTCGGTGACGACGCGGAGATCAACATTCCCGGAGTGAATGAGCCCGTCGCATCAAAGGTCTTCCTTATCAGCCCTGCACTTGATCCCGGCAGCACGACAGTGGAAGTCTGGCTGAAAGTCGATAACAAAGCGGGCCTGTATAAGGCTGGAACGCCCGTTCACGCATCGATCACCGGCAGAACAGTTCCAAAGACTCTTAAGCTCCCCATGACCTCCATTCTTACAGCACAGGATGGCGGCAAATACGTAATGATTGTCGGTGGGGATGGAGCAGCCCATCGCAAGCCTGTCTCTCTTGGAATCAACGACGGTGATGACGTGCAGGTCGTCACTGGAGTGTCTAATGACGATACCGTCATCGTCTCAGGAGCATACGGACTGGACGAAGGTACCAAAGTAAAGGTCGGCGCTGCCGAAGAGGATGCAAAGTAA
- a CDS encoding TolC family protein, with translation MVTLRKGIQSLSVISCALCCISSAIGNAQATPGNTEPASQPISITLAEAIRRAQQNEPVFVTALAEQRSATIDRYLTKAAMLPSVTYHNQLLYTQPNGGVINNQSSPVFIANNTVHEYISQASINETLSVKQVADVRAAAAKSARADAELELSRRGLVGAVVNLYYSVQSTDKRQTLFEEALRESQSFTDQTQKREAAREVAHADVVKAQLQQQQRLRDLLDGRVAAEKARLELAVLLFPDPRTPYTTLPPDQLAPMPTREEVNAVASTNNPEVKSALASLQQSDAEVLGAKAAYLPDLALNFTYGIDAPQFAKRGPDGINNLGYSISGTIDIPVWDWFSTQKRIKQSKIRNQAAHVMLTSAQRRLIATLDESYSEAATAREQLDLLDQSVRTATESLRLTNLRYTAGEATALEVVDAQSSLISAQVAQADGMVRYNAALSNLKLLSGNL, from the coding sequence ATGGTCACTCTGAGGAAAGGGATACAGTCGCTCAGCGTTATCTCGTGCGCGCTCTGCTGCATATCCTCCGCGATTGGAAATGCGCAAGCCACACCCGGTAACACAGAGCCTGCATCGCAACCCATTAGCATCACCCTTGCTGAAGCAATCCGCCGGGCCCAACAGAATGAGCCCGTTTTCGTGACCGCATTGGCAGAGCAGCGTTCCGCCACAATCGACCGCTATCTGACCAAAGCCGCTATGCTTCCGTCCGTCACCTACCACAATCAGCTGCTTTATACGCAGCCGAATGGTGGGGTGATCAACAATCAGTCCTCTCCCGTCTTTATAGCGAACAACACGGTTCACGAATACATAAGTCAGGCTTCCATCAATGAGACCCTGAGCGTCAAGCAGGTTGCCGACGTCCGCGCTGCGGCAGCAAAATCCGCACGCGCTGACGCCGAGCTCGAATTGTCACGCAGAGGATTGGTCGGAGCGGTCGTCAATCTCTATTACTCCGTTCAGAGTACCGACAAAAGGCAAACTCTGTTCGAAGAGGCTCTGCGTGAGTCACAATCCTTCACAGACCAGACCCAAAAGCGAGAGGCCGCACGCGAGGTGGCACACGCCGATGTTGTGAAGGCCCAGCTGCAGCAGCAGCAGAGACTGCGAGATCTCCTCGACGGCCGCGTCGCTGCCGAAAAAGCTCGCCTCGAGCTCGCCGTACTTCTCTTCCCAGACCCGCGAACTCCATATACGACGCTGCCCCCCGACCAACTCGCCCCCATGCCCACGCGAGAGGAAGTCAATGCAGTCGCATCAACAAACAACCCCGAAGTCAAGAGCGCGCTCGCATCTCTGCAACAGAGCGACGCTGAAGTGCTCGGCGCAAAGGCAGCGTACCTCCCGGATCTCGCGCTCAACTTCACATACGGTATTGACGCACCGCAGTTTGCCAAGCGAGGACCTGACGGCATAAACAACCTCGGCTACTCCATCTCTGGCACAATCGATATTCCGGTGTGGGACTGGTTCTCGACGCAGAAGCGGATCAAGCAGAGTAAGATTCGGAACCAGGCAGCGCACGTAATGTTGACCTCAGCCCAGCGCAGACTGATCGCCACCCTGGATGAGTCCTACTCAGAAGCAGCCACCGCGCGCGAACAACTCGACTTGCTCGACCAGAGCGTTCGGACAGCAACCGAAAGCCTTCGCCTGACAAACCTCCGGTACACCGCCGGCGAAGCGACTGCACTCGAGGTCGTTGATGCACAGAGCTCATTGATCTCCGCTCAGGTCGCTCAGGCGGATGGAATGGTACGTTATAACGCCGCACTCTCCAATCTCAAACTACTCTCGGGCAACTTGTGA
- a CDS encoding histidine kinase has product MITEVGLSAPAVSLVDEEIRAAVMERLPYEVQFYSEYLETTLILDKGSQNELHEWYAHRYRNHKPDVILALGPSPIKFLARSRKQFFPDTPIVFCGSSKEQADNPVLDSRFTGAWMVLEPEKTIEVALRLRPRTQHVAVVGGTTSYDMHLENLVKTSLRAFQSKLDIIDLTRLDMPSLKSRVRQLPDNTIILYTSIERDSQGMHFFNATQSAPMVAGAANAPTFGLADTLLGHGVVGGYLSSFAAQGRVAAEDTIKILQGTGPQNIPIVQGTSVYMFDWQALKRWGISERNLPLGSVVLYREPTLWEKHKWLVIPTSLVTFVLTLLSGYLLIERRRRRLAETELELEMNFERLISELSTYFIDLPADKVDLGIDSALTRVVGSLAIDRISMLEFKKDGRELQITHSRSVQSSAMLSYSLKSEDLPYLVAKLSKNETLVISDFDQCIEMSAGERESLRGRGERASVFVPLKARVSVLGVLAFVSQRERQWSEEIVEQCKMLGQTFANALVRKRADEALLTSELLKSAILASLSSDVAVVDRSGNILGTNSQVEREACPGMVSEAEFHVGANCLEIYQRMNASNPVAGEILTGINAVLQGEQPQFEIEWSQQSPHGRQWFLTSVTPLKTSEGGAVITRSEITNRKQAEEERLELSGRLIDLQEKERSRLARELHDDFNQRLAVLAIDLERAAQTVSDSPIEASQRLHELWNRASEIGADLHSLSHRLHSSTLESLGLVLGVSSLCGEFAEQHGIQVDFTHENIPRSVPPDIGLCLFRVTQEGLRNMKRHSGVSRAEVRLEGTEQAIWLSIADKGRGFDLSRARTGLGIRSMQERLRLLGGRFEIRSQPGEGTEIHVLVPLAVKANHMSYRATVTAAP; this is encoded by the coding sequence GTGATCACCGAGGTCGGCCTCTCTGCTCCTGCCGTCTCCTTAGTTGACGAAGAGATCCGTGCAGCAGTGATGGAAAGATTGCCTTACGAAGTACAGTTTTACAGTGAATATCTTGAGACGACTCTGATTTTGGATAAAGGTTCTCAAAATGAGCTTCACGAATGGTATGCCCACAGATACCGCAATCACAAGCCAGACGTGATCCTTGCTCTCGGTCCATCGCCCATCAAGTTCCTCGCTAGGTCGCGGAAACAATTCTTCCCGGATACGCCTATTGTCTTTTGTGGGAGCAGCAAGGAACAAGCTGATAATCCTGTGCTCGATTCCAGGTTCACAGGCGCCTGGATGGTCTTAGAGCCGGAGAAGACAATTGAAGTGGCGCTTCGCTTGCGGCCTCGAACTCAGCACGTGGCCGTTGTCGGGGGCACGACGTCGTATGACATGCACCTCGAGAATCTAGTAAAGACGAGTCTGCGCGCCTTTCAAAGCAAGCTTGACATCATTGACCTGACACGTCTGGACATGCCATCTCTTAAGAGTCGCGTGAGGCAGCTGCCAGATAACACAATCATCCTGTACACCTCAATAGAGCGGGATTCTCAAGGGATGCATTTCTTTAACGCAACACAATCGGCTCCGATGGTAGCCGGAGCCGCAAATGCACCAACTTTCGGACTCGCCGATACGCTTCTTGGTCACGGTGTAGTAGGCGGGTATTTGAGTAGTTTTGCTGCTCAAGGCCGTGTCGCCGCCGAAGACACAATCAAGATACTGCAAGGAACAGGGCCGCAAAACATCCCCATCGTCCAAGGTACGAGTGTTTACATGTTCGATTGGCAAGCGTTGAAGCGCTGGGGGATAAGCGAGCGTAATCTGCCATTGGGCAGCGTTGTTTTATACCGTGAACCCACATTATGGGAAAAACACAAGTGGCTCGTCATACCAACGTCGTTGGTCACGTTTGTATTGACTCTGTTAAGCGGCTATCTGTTGATCGAACGAAGGCGCCGCAGGTTGGCTGAAACCGAACTAGAGCTTGAGATGAACTTCGAAAGGCTGATCTCTGAACTATCCACTTATTTTATTGATCTGCCGGCGGACAAGGTTGATTTGGGAATCGATTCAGCATTGACTCGCGTAGTCGGATCTCTGGCAATCGACAGGATTAGCATGCTTGAGTTTAAGAAGGATGGCAGGGAGCTTCAGATTACCCACAGCCGTAGCGTGCAGAGCAGTGCCATGCTGAGCTACTCCTTAAAAAGTGAAGACCTTCCGTATCTTGTGGCGAAACTATCGAAAAACGAGACACTGGTTATCTCCGATTTCGATCAGTGCATCGAGATGTCTGCCGGGGAGCGCGAATCGTTGCGGGGGCGTGGTGAACGAGCAAGCGTATTTGTCCCTCTGAAGGCCAGAGTGTCAGTACTGGGTGTTCTCGCGTTTGTAAGCCAGCGGGAACGTCAGTGGTCGGAAGAGATTGTCGAGCAGTGCAAAATGCTTGGACAAACCTTCGCGAACGCATTGGTGCGCAAGCGAGCGGACGAAGCGCTCCTGACCAGCGAACTGCTGAAAAGCGCTATTCTGGCCTCTCTCAGCAGCGACGTTGCGGTGGTCGATCGCAGCGGCAATATCCTCGGTACCAACTCGCAAGTGGAGCGGGAGGCTTGTCCGGGAATGGTCTCCGAAGCGGAGTTCCATGTAGGTGCAAACTGCCTGGAAATCTATCAGCGCATGAATGCCAGCAACCCGGTTGCCGGCGAGATCCTGACTGGAATCAATGCTGTACTGCAGGGGGAGCAGCCACAATTCGAGATCGAGTGGTCGCAGCAGTCGCCCCACGGACGGCAATGGTTCCTGACGTCCGTGACTCCTCTCAAAACCTCGGAGGGAGGAGCGGTCATCACACGCAGCGAGATCACGAACCGCAAGCAGGCTGAGGAGGAACGCCTGGAATTGAGTGGCAGGCTGATCGATCTGCAGGAGAAGGAGCGCAGCCGACTTGCCCGGGAACTGCATGATGATTTCAATCAGCGACTCGCGGTATTGGCAATAGATTTGGAAAGGGCAGCACAGACAGTTTCGGATTCACCCATTGAGGCCAGCCAGCGGCTGCATGAACTTTGGAATCGAGCCAGCGAGATCGGAGCCGATTTGCACTCCTTGTCCCATCGCCTGCACTCCTCCACGCTGGAAAGCCTCGGTTTGGTCCTTGGAGTGAGTTCTTTGTGCGGAGAGTTTGCGGAACAACATGGCATCCAAGTTGATTTCACGCATGAAAATATTCCACGTTCTGTCCCACCCGATATCGGGCTGTGCTTGTTTCGCGTCACCCAGGAAGGTCTCCGCAATATGAAACGCCACAGCGGCGTATCCAGAGCCGAAGTACGGCTCGAGGGAACGGAACAAGCGATCTGGTTGTCCATCGCAGATAAGGGAAGAGGGTTTGACTTGTCGCGGGCGAGAACCGGTCTCGGCATAAGGAGTATGCAGGAACGCTTGCGGCTGTTGGGAGGACGATTTGAAATCCGCTCGCAACCTGGAGAGGGTACAGAGATTCATGTTTTGGTTCCATTGGCGGTAAAGGCAAACCATATGAGTTATAGGGCAACCGTGACCGCAGCCCCGTGA
- a CDS encoding response regulator, translated as MQDFNQSIARPRILLADDHKMVIEGLRSLLEEKGHDVVGVVSDGRALVAAALDLKPDVVILDVCMPLMNGLDAAERLRQLVPKVKIVFLTMKDDLNLAAAALSLGPVGYVLKHSAASELLTAITEVLRGKSYVTPRLKPENWAVREARALQFSKDLTPRQREVLQLLAEGRPMKEVGGILHVSEKTVMFHKYHIMRSYNLKSNADLVLLALKQQLISV; from the coding sequence ATGCAAGACTTCAACCAATCGATAGCACGCCCACGAATTCTCCTCGCAGATGACCATAAGATGGTGATAGAAGGTCTTCGATCTCTATTAGAAGAGAAAGGCCACGATGTTGTCGGGGTTGTCTCAGATGGTCGAGCGCTGGTGGCCGCCGCTCTGGACCTGAAACCAGACGTTGTTATCCTGGACGTATGTATGCCTCTCATGAATGGTTTGGACGCGGCCGAGAGGCTCAGACAATTGGTCCCAAAAGTGAAGATCGTTTTCCTAACGATGAAAGATGACCTCAATCTGGCAGCCGCCGCGCTTAGCCTGGGACCTGTAGGATACGTCCTCAAGCATTCTGCAGCATCGGAACTGTTGACTGCGATAACGGAGGTTTTGCGAGGCAAGTCCTACGTTACTCCCAGGCTCAAACCGGAGAACTGGGCAGTGCGTGAGGCCCGTGCTCTGCAATTCTCAAAGGATTTGACTCCGCGTCAGCGTGAAGTACTACAGTTGCTCGCTGAGGGGCGCCCCATGAAAGAAGTCGGCGGCATTCTTCATGTCAGTGAAAAGACAGTGATGTTCCACAAGTATCACATCATGAGGTCATACAACCTCAAAAGTAACGCTGACCTCGTGCTCTTGGCACTAAAGCAACAGCTCATTTCGGTCTGA
- a CDS encoding response regulator has protein sequence MKRPRILLADDHGPMIERVKALLQPHFEIIGDVGTGPDLISEAGRLQPDIIVLDISMPGLSGIEAAHELRLAGSAAKFVFLTVHERVEFVHACLTEGALGYVVKSRIAIDLVPAIVDALAGRRFISPPVSR, from the coding sequence TTGAAGCGGCCCCGTATCTTGCTGGCCGACGATCACGGCCCGATGATAGAACGGGTCAAAGCCTTGCTGCAGCCACACTTCGAAATCATAGGGGATGTCGGTACTGGCCCGGACCTGATTTCCGAGGCTGGGCGGCTACAGCCTGACATTATAGTGCTGGACATATCCATGCCTGGACTCAGCGGGATTGAGGCGGCCCATGAGCTGCGACTGGCTGGGTCCGCAGCAAAATTCGTTTTTCTCACTGTGCACGAGAGGGTTGAATTTGTTCACGCATGCCTAACCGAAGGTGCGCTCGGTTATGTGGTCAAATCCCGAATCGCAATAGATCTTGTTCCCGCCATCGTCGATGCACTCGCAGGACGCCGATTCATTTCTCCGCCGGTTTCCCGCTAA
- a CDS encoding mechanosensitive ion channel family protein, whose amino-acid sequence MPTTGTMMRKSMPRTNFVRTGCSLCACLLLLGILCCDSAPAQPGIPSPAQNAKPEVPQDTLGRTTPRGAVLGFLSAAGKNDNETAARYLNTRLKGEPAAELARQLFVVLNRRLPANLNQLSNRPEGSQADPLHPNLELIGTIPSSEGNVEILLERLDRKEAGSLWLFSRGTLDSIPGLYKEINTQSVEKILPEFLTKRKVGPIPLFQLLAIFVGMPSLYLLTGLLNRVLSHIVGLLRRRLRKKPDLPDPDVLPRPIRLLVLVFVIRWTLSHFSFPLLQRQFWSIAATVITIAAIVWLFIILNGWVEQLIHHRLMRHRYTGASAILRLGRRMVDILAIFVGVLTGLYYFGLNPTAALAGLGVGGIAVALAAQKTLENLIGGTSIILDRVVRVGDMVKIGDAFGAVEDVGLRSTRIRTLDRTVVSVPNGQIANASLENITMRDKFWFHQNLNLHKETTGSQMRSFVEGVTNLLAQNPAVERDSFRVSFLCLGTFSLDVELFAYVFARGWPHFLQIQEELLLQIMELLQSAGIQMAVQPHAVSLPAPTTSDGDRPQALATNPNP is encoded by the coding sequence ATGCCCACCACCGGCACGATGATGCGGAAGAGCATGCCGCGGACAAACTTTGTCCGCACCGGATGCTCTTTATGTGCCTGTCTCCTCCTGCTTGGCATTCTGTGTTGTGACTCCGCACCTGCGCAACCGGGCATTCCCAGCCCTGCACAGAATGCCAAACCGGAGGTTCCCCAAGATACTCTTGGACGCACTACTCCTCGAGGCGCTGTTCTAGGCTTCCTGAGCGCTGCGGGAAAGAACGACAACGAAACCGCAGCACGCTACCTGAATACCCGTCTGAAGGGCGAGCCAGCCGCAGAACTTGCTCGCCAACTCTTCGTTGTCCTAAACCGCCGACTGCCTGCAAACCTCAACCAGCTGAGCAATCGGCCTGAAGGCTCTCAGGCGGATCCACTACACCCGAACCTGGAGTTGATAGGAACCATCCCAAGCAGCGAAGGCAATGTCGAAATTCTCCTTGAACGTCTGGATCGCAAAGAGGCCGGATCGTTATGGCTTTTTTCGCGCGGAACTCTCGACTCAATCCCCGGTCTCTACAAAGAGATCAATACCCAATCTGTCGAGAAGATTCTCCCTGAATTCCTGACGAAAAGGAAAGTTGGCCCTATCCCACTGTTTCAGTTGCTCGCCATATTCGTGGGTATGCCTTCTCTCTACTTGCTCACTGGTCTGCTCAACCGGGTGTTGAGCCATATTGTCGGCCTGTTACGCCGGCGTCTGCGGAAAAAACCAGATTTGCCAGATCCGGACGTATTGCCAAGACCGATCCGCCTCCTTGTGCTGGTGTTCGTCATACGCTGGACCCTCTCCCATTTCAGTTTCCCGCTGCTGCAGAGGCAGTTCTGGTCCATCGCTGCGACGGTAATCACAATTGCAGCTATTGTTTGGCTATTCATTATTCTGAACGGCTGGGTCGAACAGCTGATCCACCATCGACTCATGCGCCACAGATACACGGGGGCCTCTGCGATCTTGCGTCTCGGGCGCAGAATGGTCGATATACTAGCCATCTTCGTCGGCGTGCTCACCGGCCTCTACTACTTTGGCCTGAACCCTACAGCGGCGTTGGCTGGGCTAGGCGTAGGCGGTATCGCCGTTGCCCTTGCCGCGCAGAAGACCTTGGAAAATTTGATAGGGGGCACCTCGATCATACTCGACCGTGTCGTGCGGGTAGGAGACATGGTGAAGATAGGAGACGCGTTCGGCGCGGTGGAGGACGTTGGCCTGCGTTCAACGCGAATCCGGACCCTTGACCGGACAGTAGTCAGCGTGCCCAACGGACAAATAGCAAACGCCAGCCTCGAGAACATCACCATGCGCGACAAGTTCTGGTTCCACCAAAACCTGAACCTGCACAAAGAAACCACTGGTTCCCAGATGCGCTCCTTCGTTGAAGGTGTGACGAACCTGCTGGCTCAGAATCCCGCGGTGGAGCGTGATTCGTTCCGTGTGAGCTTCCTCTGTCTGGGCACATTTTCTCTCGATGTCGAGCTCTTTGCTTACGTCTTTGCTCGTGGTTGGCCTCACTTCCTTCAGATTCAGGAGGAGCTTCTGCTTCAGATTATGGAGCTTCTCCAATCGGCCGGAATCCAGATGGCGGTACAGCCACATGCTGTCAGCCTTCCGGCGCCAACTACCTCCGACGGAGACAGGCCGCAGGCATTGGCCACAAATCCGAACCCATGA